One Deinococcus roseus DNA window includes the following coding sequences:
- a CDS encoding beta-galactosidase, which translates to MTQNSAHASHLILGVCDYPEHVPPDRWEHYAKQQKALGLTHVRLAEFAWSRLEPEPGAFQWQWLDQVIDILHQEDMQVVLCTPTAAPPAWLVHAHPEILAVDAQGRTRTFGSRRHYDFASSVYREHSRRITTAMARRYGRHPAVAGWQTDNEFGCHDTTRSYGPASAAAFRAWLQQKYSSLENLNAAWGNVFWSQEYTAWEQIQLPNLTVTDPNPSQVLDHARFASDMVKEFQEEQVRILRECSPGRFVTHNFMGFFADFDSHAVAACLDFASWDAYPTGLLETCSFLAEDLKHKYARTGHPDLISFNHDLYRCLKNNKQGFWVMEQQCGQVNWAPHNPLPADGAVQLWTAQAWAHGADGVSYFRWRAATMAQEVLHSGLLRHDETPDRGHLEIQQLQPRDFVPGEVPAQVALLHDAESLWLFDQQRHNQHLTYWQQVMLYYSTLRSLGVDVDVVQPGADLSAYQVVVAPALTLMSEAHAANLKKASEHAQLVFGPRTAFFTETGQAFDKGQPGSLSELLGGRLKNFDSMRPTLKEMLGGYEVTLWAESYRLQDAQALHVYESGPLAGECAVMQKGNVLTIGAHSPGLVHDLLREVALQAGVSVLDVPEGIRVSRRAGKMLVQNFNAYGVDFLGTRVPAVNFEVFEDT; encoded by the coding sequence ATGACCCAGAATTCGGCCCATGCATCCCATTTGATCCTGGGGGTTTGCGATTACCCCGAACATGTCCCACCAGACCGCTGGGAACATTATGCAAAACAGCAAAAAGCCCTGGGTCTGACCCATGTCCGACTGGCCGAGTTTGCCTGGAGCCGTCTGGAACCTGAGCCGGGAGCCTTCCAGTGGCAGTGGCTGGACCAGGTCATCGATATTCTGCATCAGGAAGACATGCAGGTGGTGTTGTGTACCCCTACAGCTGCCCCTCCGGCATGGCTGGTGCATGCCCATCCTGAAATTCTGGCGGTGGATGCCCAGGGAAGAACCCGAACATTTGGATCAAGAAGACATTACGATTTTGCTTCTTCTGTGTACCGGGAGCACTCGAGGCGCATCACCACAGCAATGGCCCGCCGGTATGGGCGGCATCCAGCGGTGGCAGGCTGGCAGACGGACAACGAATTTGGCTGTCACGACACCACCCGCAGTTATGGGCCAGCAAGCGCAGCTGCTTTTCGGGCATGGCTGCAGCAGAAATACAGTTCGCTGGAAAACCTCAATGCAGCCTGGGGGAATGTGTTCTGGAGCCAGGAGTACACTGCATGGGAGCAGATTCAGCTTCCTAACCTGACCGTCACCGATCCCAATCCCAGCCAGGTGCTGGACCATGCCCGTTTTGCCTCGGACATGGTGAAAGAATTTCAGGAAGAACAGGTCAGGATTCTTCGTGAATGCTCTCCTGGCCGTTTCGTGACCCACAATTTCATGGGTTTCTTTGCGGATTTTGATTCTCACGCTGTGGCTGCATGTCTGGATTTCGCATCCTGGGACGCTTACCCCACAGGTTTGCTGGAAACCTGCAGCTTTCTGGCAGAAGACCTCAAGCACAAATATGCCAGAACAGGTCACCCGGACTTGATCAGCTTCAACCATGACCTGTACCGCTGCTTGAAAAACAACAAACAGGGTTTCTGGGTGATGGAACAACAATGTGGACAGGTGAACTGGGCCCCCCACAACCCCTTGCCTGCAGATGGTGCCGTGCAACTGTGGACAGCCCAGGCCTGGGCACACGGGGCAGACGGTGTCTCGTATTTTCGCTGGAGGGCCGCCACCATGGCCCAGGAGGTTCTGCATTCGGGGTTGCTGAGACACGATGAAACCCCAGACAGAGGGCACCTGGAAATTCAGCAGTTGCAACCCAGAGATTTTGTTCCTGGAGAGGTTCCAGCGCAGGTGGCCTTGTTGCATGATGCTGAATCCCTGTGGCTTTTTGACCAGCAACGACACAACCAGCACCTGACCTACTGGCAACAGGTGATGCTGTATTACTCCACTTTGCGCAGTCTTGGAGTGGATGTGGATGTGGTTCAGCCTGGAGCGGATCTGTCTGCTTATCAGGTGGTGGTGGCCCCTGCCCTCACCCTGATGTCAGAAGCTCACGCTGCAAATTTGAAAAAGGCCAGTGAACACGCTCAGCTGGTGTTTGGTCCCCGAACCGCATTCTTCACCGAAACCGGGCAGGCTTTTGACAAGGGACAGCCAGGATCCCTTTCTGAACTGCTGGGGGGCAGGTTGAAGAATTTTGATTCCATGCGCCCCACCCTCAAGGAAATGCTGGGAGGTTATGAGGTGACCCTCTGGGCAGAATCTTACCGGTTGCAGGATGCACAGGCGTTGCATGTGTATGAATCAGGTCCCCTTGCTGGAGAATGCGCTGTGATGCAAAAAGGCAATGTGTTGACCATTGGTGCCCACAGTCCGGGTCTGGTGCATGATTTGCTGCGTGAAGTGGCGTTGCAGGCAGGTGTCTCTGTGCTGGATGTTCCAGAAGGCATTCGGGTGTCCAGAAGGGCAGGGAAGATGCTGGTGCAAAACTTTAATGCTTACGGCGTGGACTTTCTGGGGACGAGGGTGCCAGCAGTCAATTTTGAAGTGTTTGAAGACACCTGA
- a CDS encoding type IV pilin protein → MTHRTKARNAGFTLVELLIVIAIVGILAAVMIPAIVASKTRGYNLAAQTCASSLAKAANIYWINNISAPGYPAPSALTADVSTYGTQQCLLPGLTITGIAATATHFEYEVKHQDGNRVYTINEVQLIITKAP, encoded by the coding sequence ATGACCCACAGAACCAAGGCCAGAAATGCTGGTTTTACCCTGGTGGAGTTGCTGATTGTCATTGCCATTGTCGGAATACTTGCCGCTGTCATGATCCCTGCAATTGTTGCCTCAAAAACCAGAGGATACAACTTGGCCGCACAGACCTGTGCCTCTTCGCTTGCAAAAGCGGCCAACATTTACTGGATCAACAACATCAGTGCTCCAGGTTATCCAGCACCATCAGCCCTAACAGCAGATGTTTCCACCTACGGCACCCAGCAATGTTTGCTGCCCGGTCTCACCATCACGGGCATTGCAGCCACCGCCACCCATTTTGAGTACGAAGTCAAGCACCAGGACGGAAACCGGGTCTACACCATCAATGAAGTTCAGTTGATCATCACCAAAGCACCCTGA
- a CDS encoding GNAT family N-acetyltransferase gives MDLEMLEFTEARAFTAQYQQAPDSFGLQASWHDQLCRLAAPKMDVFMFNRLLGINWEQDWEHLLAPYREAKLQKYGVAVAPNLLTADLKERLAASGLEHKTSWVKMYRPAGDAPEVSSPFRIERIDSRHAAHFAEVVTLGFQMPAFLRPWLQNVVGIPGWVSYLTFKGDTPVGAGALHVQGESAWLGLGCTLPEFRNQGSQGLIMRTRVQDALDLGCKWVVVETGAETPEKPNPSYHNMVRMGFKLAYSRMNFLAK, from the coding sequence ATGGACCTGGAAATGCTGGAATTCACCGAAGCCAGAGCGTTCACAGCCCAGTACCAGCAAGCCCCTGACAGTTTCGGGTTGCAGGCCAGCTGGCACGACCAATTGTGCCGACTCGCCGCCCCAAAAATGGATGTGTTCATGTTCAATCGGTTGCTGGGCATCAACTGGGAACAGGACTGGGAACACCTGCTTGCCCCTTATCGGGAAGCAAAACTGCAGAAATATGGGGTGGCTGTTGCTCCCAACCTGCTGACCGCAGACCTGAAAGAACGCCTTGCTGCTTCTGGTCTGGAGCACAAAACCAGCTGGGTCAAAATGTACCGCCCCGCAGGAGATGCCCCCGAAGTGAGCAGTCCTTTTCGCATTGAACGCATTGACTCCAGGCACGCCGCCCATTTCGCAGAGGTGGTGACCCTGGGCTTCCAGATGCCAGCCTTTCTGAGGCCCTGGTTGCAAAATGTGGTGGGCATTCCAGGGTGGGTGTCTTACCTGACCTTCAAAGGAGACACCCCGGTGGGTGCGGGAGCCCTGCATGTCCAGGGAGAATCAGCATGGCTGGGACTGGGGTGCACCCTGCCAGAGTTTCGCAACCAGGGCTCACAGGGCCTGATCATGCGAACCCGCGTTCAGGACGCCCTGGATCTGGGCTGCAAGTGGGTGGTGGTGGAAACCGGAGCCGAAACCCCGGAAAAACCCAATCCCTCTTACCACAACATGGTGCGCATGGGATTCAAACTGGCCTATTCCCGGATGAATTTCCTTGCGAAATGA
- a CDS encoding acylphosphatase, which yields MKRLTCLVGGDFSGYPQFLKRYALDLRLTGYIESLQDGRIEVIAEGHEKDLQRFLHWIQRGNPASRPRILDTQWSESTGLQGYHLH from the coding sequence GTGAAACGACTCACCTGTCTGGTCGGAGGGGACTTCAGCGGTTACCCTCAATTCCTCAAACGTTATGCCCTGGACCTCAGGCTCACCGGCTACATCGAATCCCTGCAGGACGGCAGGATTGAAGTGATCGCCGAAGGCCATGAGAAAGACCTCCAGCGCTTCCTGCACTGGATTCAGCGGGGCAATCCCGCTTCCCGGCCCCGGATTCTGGACACCCAGTGGTCCGAAAGCACCGGGTTGCAGGGATACCACCTGCACTGA
- a CDS encoding heterodisulfide reductase-related iron-sulfur binding cluster: MLPLLHQVLFAIFGILAVAVSLKGFRQVYANIRSGSDAVELRFNEPIKRLIYALATTLSQSRVFRKRPLVSFFHSLIMYGFTFYLLVNLIDGLEGYFHLSISSERPLGAIYNLLADLLSLGVLLGVISLSIRRFSARGKKVFSWNERTLLHPKVQERYIPRDSLIVSSFILFHVGSRILGQGFKLIHDSENGQYRDAFQPLASSVAGLLHNLGVTPESALSGFAFGYWGALGSILIFLSYFPYSKHIHLFMAPLKYAVKRFENSGTLPLQQVDLEAEELKMGAKQLSDLEWPRLLDAYACIQCNRCQDVCPGTQTGKALSPAALEINKRMAFNAGDQDLVLLEMAISPEAVWACTTCGACMDVCPVQNEQMLDIIDIRRHQVLVEGDFPQELNMAFRGMERAGNPWGISQDKRMDWAQGLSVPTIDQNPNPDVLYWVGCAAAYDPGAQKVARSFVQLLERAKVNFAVLGKKETCTGDSARRAGNELLFQQLAERNISNLDAANAKLIVATCPHCMNTLRNEYPQLGGNYQVMHHTEYLELLLNDQRLQPTATAGEVTFHDPCYLGRHNGVYDAPRDVLKSMGTAVLELERTREKSFCCGAGGAQFWKEEEEGEMRVSEARFKEIQRRLDQSKEGKTVAVGCPFCKSMLNSSPSKAESTIEVKDVAELLLERVAGKPQQQQQQQQQEQPVATQNRVATVDDQSAVQSEPVQTQETPVSLRDAEQSQQGEIPATPRKKWGAKAEVLTPETAPETAPEIAQNTQPTSGQDSNETPAAQAAPARKKWGAKSSEAATETPSTPPAQEQENRLQDQIQESSAEAGTPRKKWGAKTQTDVGPSEAAPSEPEAQREVLSPQPAENAPVARKKWGGKPEGTQPETPVDSVDSAGSVEREGSEPQGQTASLPGSETAESPVEAPRKKWGGRQKAEVQEGQGNETANPVQLDVAETAQAVDQVAGPSGPPVVEASETGRKKWSGKPKASRPEADTQPDAISPDLIVQQPIETSQEGQALAEGLKDTGDLGPHESQAAPETAPEGRKKWKPRKDQG, from the coding sequence GTGCTCCCACTCTTGCACCAGGTGCTGTTCGCCATCTTTGGAATCCTGGCTGTTGCTGTGAGTTTGAAAGGCTTCAGACAGGTGTATGCAAACATCCGCTCCGGCAGCGATGCTGTGGAACTGCGTTTCAATGAACCCATCAAACGCCTGATCTACGCCCTTGCCACCACCCTCAGCCAGTCCAGGGTGTTCAGAAAACGCCCGCTGGTCAGCTTTTTTCACAGCCTGATCATGTACGGCTTCACCTTTTACCTGCTGGTGAACCTGATCGATGGTCTGGAAGGGTATTTTCACCTGAGCATTTCATCTGAGAGGCCTCTGGGAGCCATTTACAACCTGCTGGCAGATCTGCTGAGCCTGGGTGTCTTGCTCGGGGTGATCAGCCTTTCCATCCGGCGTTTCTCGGCCAGAGGCAAGAAGGTGTTTTCCTGGAATGAACGCACACTGCTGCATCCAAAAGTTCAGGAACGCTACATCCCCAGAGACAGCCTGATCGTCAGCAGTTTCATTCTGTTTCATGTGGGATCTCGCATTCTGGGACAGGGTTTCAAACTCATCCATGACAGTGAGAACGGACAGTACAGGGATGCTTTTCAACCGCTGGCCTCCAGTGTGGCAGGTTTGCTGCACAACCTGGGTGTGACCCCTGAAAGTGCCCTCTCAGGGTTTGCCTTCGGATACTGGGGAGCACTGGGCAGCATCCTGATTTTCCTCAGCTATTTTCCTTACTCCAAGCACATCCACCTGTTCATGGCCCCCCTCAAATACGCAGTCAAACGCTTTGAGAATTCTGGAACCCTGCCCTTGCAGCAGGTGGACCTGGAAGCCGAAGAGCTGAAAATGGGAGCAAAACAGCTGTCGGATCTGGAATGGCCCAGATTGCTGGACGCCTACGCCTGCATCCAGTGCAACCGTTGCCAGGATGTCTGTCCTGGCACCCAGACCGGAAAAGCCCTCAGTCCAGCGGCCCTGGAAATCAACAAACGCATGGCTTTCAATGCTGGAGACCAGGACCTGGTCTTGCTGGAAATGGCCATCTCGCCAGAAGCGGTCTGGGCCTGCACCACCTGCGGAGCCTGCATGGACGTGTGCCCGGTGCAAAACGAACAGATGCTGGACATCATCGACATCCGGCGGCACCAGGTGCTGGTGGAGGGGGATTTCCCGCAAGAACTCAACATGGCGTTCCGGGGCATGGAACGGGCCGGAAACCCCTGGGGCATCTCGCAGGACAAACGCATGGACTGGGCGCAGGGCCTCTCTGTCCCCACCATTGATCAGAACCCCAATCCAGACGTGCTTTACTGGGTGGGTTGTGCTGCAGCCTACGATCCCGGAGCCCAGAAAGTGGCCCGCAGTTTCGTGCAACTGCTGGAACGTGCCAAAGTCAATTTTGCCGTACTGGGCAAAAAAGAAACCTGTACCGGAGACAGTGCCAGACGCGCAGGCAACGAACTGCTGTTCCAGCAACTGGCAGAACGCAACATCTCCAACCTTGATGCTGCCAATGCAAAACTGATTGTGGCCACCTGCCCCCACTGCATGAACACCCTGCGCAACGAATACCCACAACTGGGTGGAAATTATCAGGTGATGCACCACACCGAATACCTGGAACTGCTGCTGAACGACCAGAGGTTGCAGCCCACAGCAACAGCAGGAGAAGTCACCTTCCATGACCCCTGTTATCTGGGCCGTCACAATGGTGTGTACGATGCTCCCAGAGATGTGCTGAAAAGCATGGGCACCGCTGTGCTGGAACTTGAACGCACCCGCGAGAAAAGTTTTTGCTGTGGAGCTGGTGGAGCCCAGTTCTGGAAAGAGGAAGAAGAAGGGGAAATGCGGGTCAGTGAAGCCCGCTTCAAAGAAATCCAGCGCAGGCTGGACCAGTCCAAAGAAGGAAAAACCGTGGCCGTTGGGTGTCCTTTCTGCAAAAGCATGCTGAATTCCAGCCCCAGCAAGGCAGAAAGCACCATCGAAGTCAAAGACGTGGCGGAACTGCTGCTGGAACGGGTGGCAGGCAAGCCCCAGCAACAGCAGCAACAGCAGCAACAAGAACAACCTGTTGCAACCCAGAACAGGGTTGCAACAGTGGATGACCAGAGTGCTGTTCAGTCAGAGCCTGTGCAGACCCAGGAAACCCCTGTGTCCCTTCGGGATGCTGAACAATCCCAGCAGGGCGAAATCCCTGCAACTCCCAGAAAGAAATGGGGGGCCAAAGCAGAAGTGCTAACGCCTGAAACAGCACCTGAGACAGCACCTGAAATTGCGCAAAACACACAACCGACCTCTGGTCAGGACAGCAATGAAACCCCTGCAGCACAAGCTGCTCCTGCACGCAAGAAATGGGGGGCCAAATCATCGGAAGCTGCCACTGAAACACCATCAACTCCTCCAGCACAGGAGCAAGAAAACCGGCTTCAAGATCAGATTCAAGAATCATCTGCTGAAGCGGGAACTCCCAGAAAGAAATGGGGAGCAAAAACCCAGACAGATGTTGGGCCTTCAGAAGCTGCGCCTTCAGAGCCAGAAGCACAAAGAGAGGTTTTGTCCCCTCAGCCTGCAGAAAACGCTCCGGTTGCCCGGAAGAAATGGGGAGGCAAACCAGAAGGCACCCAGCCAGAAACCCCTGTTGACTCTGTTGACTCTGCTGGCTCTGTAGAGAGAGAAGGCTCAGAGCCTCAGGGACAGACCGCTTCTTTGCCTGGATCAGAGACAGCAGAATCACCTGTTGAAGCTCCCCGCAAGAAATGGGGGGGCAGGCAAAAAGCAGAAGTTCAGGAGGGTCAGGGCAATGAAACTGCAAATCCTGTTCAACTCGATGTGGCAGAAACTGCCCAAGCTGTGGATCAGGTTGCTGGCCCATCAGGCCCGCCAGTTGTGGAAGCTTCAGAAACAGGCAGAAAAAAATGGTCAGGGAAACCCAAAGCCTCCAGACCAGAGGCAGACACCCAACCTGATGCCATTTCGCCTGATTTGATTGTTCAGCAGCCCATTGAGACCAGCCAGGAAGGTCAGGCTCTTGCAGAAGGTCTGAAAGACACGGGAGACCTGGGCCCGCATGAATCTCAGGCAGCGCCAGAAACTGCACCAGAAGGACGCAAGAAGTGGAAACCCAGAAAAGATCAGGGTTGA
- a CDS encoding DNA repair protein RecN produces the protein MINNLEVRNLAIADALDLELSEGLNVFSGETGAGKSLIVDALELLLGARGSADLVRSGEDSLLVTSWWKDQSASRRVSTAGRSTARIDGEVVTVKELAEFTSPRVTVHGQHASQELLGIKKHHSFLDRALSAQVVEGFRSAYQAFTTAQNRLNALKQSELERNRQLDLLSYQLQEIDEVKFNVGEDLTLQEEVTLLSNMEQISSGASTAAEILSSSEQNALDVVRAAMKSLQGPAKYSDDAKNLLSELREALSNLTAIGQELVSLAENSVPDEERLHLLEERLGKLHRLQSKYGPGLQDVLHYREQISMELEGLESQNADLSSLEAEIETLKAVVQKRAEELSQARLGAAPTLSVRLEAVVQALGMPNARLMFEISPSELGANGLEDVVLLFSANMGEQLREIGAIASGGELSRVMLAISTVLGSDTPTVVFDEVDAGIGGETAMKVGEQLSRLARNKQVLVVTHLPQIAAFATQHFKVEKATSPEGRTVSRVTRLNDQARLFELARMLSGSTSSVAVQHAMELLDSARALPLDV, from the coding sequence ATGATCAACAACCTTGAAGTGCGGAACCTGGCCATTGCCGACGCACTCGACCTGGAATTGAGTGAGGGCCTGAATGTGTTCTCCGGGGAAACCGGAGCAGGAAAGAGCCTGATTGTGGATGCGCTGGAACTGCTGCTGGGGGCCAGAGGCAGTGCGGATCTGGTGCGCAGTGGCGAAGACAGCCTGCTGGTGACCTCCTGGTGGAAAGACCAGTCTGCCAGCCGCAGGGTCTCCACAGCAGGACGGTCCACCGCCCGCATTGATGGTGAAGTGGTCACGGTGAAAGAACTGGCCGAGTTCACCTCTCCACGGGTGACTGTACACGGTCAGCATGCCTCCCAGGAGTTGCTGGGCATCAAGAAACACCATTCCTTTCTGGACCGAGCCCTCTCTGCCCAGGTGGTGGAAGGTTTCAGAAGTGCTTATCAGGCTTTTACCACCGCCCAGAACCGCCTGAATGCCCTCAAGCAATCCGAACTGGAACGCAACCGTCAGCTGGATTTGCTTTCCTACCAGCTGCAGGAAATTGATGAAGTCAAATTCAATGTGGGGGAAGACCTCACCCTGCAAGAAGAAGTCACATTGCTCAGCAACATGGAGCAAATCTCCAGTGGGGCCAGCACTGCAGCAGAAATCCTCTCCAGCAGTGAGCAAAACGCTCTGGATGTCGTCAGGGCAGCCATGAAATCCCTGCAGGGACCAGCAAAGTACAGCGATGATGCCAAGAACCTGCTCTCTGAATTGAGGGAAGCCCTCAGCAACCTCACCGCCATTGGACAGGAACTGGTTTCTCTGGCAGAGAACAGTGTTCCAGATGAGGAGCGCCTGCACCTGCTGGAAGAGCGTCTGGGCAAACTGCACCGCCTGCAAAGCAAGTATGGACCGGGCCTTCAAGATGTGCTGCACTATCGGGAGCAGATCTCCATGGAACTGGAGGGTCTGGAATCCCAGAATGCAGACCTGAGCAGCCTGGAAGCCGAGATTGAAACCCTCAAAGCTGTGGTGCAGAAACGTGCTGAGGAGCTGTCCCAGGCCCGCCTGGGTGCAGCCCCCACCCTCAGTGTCCGGCTGGAAGCAGTGGTGCAGGCACTGGGCATGCCCAATGCCCGCCTGATGTTTGAAATCAGCCCTTCTGAACTGGGAGCCAATGGTCTGGAAGATGTGGTGTTGCTGTTCAGCGCCAACATGGGAGAACAGCTCAGGGAAATCGGAGCGATTGCTTCAGGGGGGGAACTGTCCAGGGTGATGCTGGCGATCAGCACCGTGCTGGGCAGCGACACCCCTACCGTGGTCTTCGACGAGGTGGATGCCGGAATTGGTGGAGAAACCGCCATGAAAGTGGGAGAGCAGCTTTCCCGTCTGGCCCGCAACAAACAGGTTCTGGTGGTCACCCACCTGCCCCAGATTGCGGCCTTTGCCACCCAGCACTTCAAGGTGGAAAAAGCCACCAGCCCAGAAGGTCGCACAGTTTCACGGGTCACCCGCCTCAACGATCAGGCCCGCCTGTTTGAACTGGCCCGCATGCTGAGCGGCAGCACCTCCAGCGTGGCCGTGCAGCACGCCATGGAATTGCTGGACAGTGCCCGCGCCCTGCCCCTGGATGTCTGA
- a CDS encoding DeoR/GlpR family DNA-binding transcription regulator — protein MKQAKEQKGKVMATRDDIILSRIEQSGKVTVEELAELLGVSTVTIRSDLTRLSEAGLIHRTRGGATKPILQKVERPLEETRKILEAEKQRIAKKAASLVQDGDTIFIDVGSTCTALARALPNTLQHVTIVTNGLNIALELETRQSFTIVVTGGTVRKLQHSLVQPFGMEIIRNFRFDKAFIGCNGVSANFGVSNKNLPEAEIKRSVCQNAHEVYVLADHEKIRIESTALVAPLSGITALITDHRVKKGDLQDLEQTGLRVIVV, from the coding sequence TTGAAACAAGCAAAAGAACAGAAAGGCAAGGTCATGGCCACCCGAGACGACATCATCCTGTCCCGCATTGAACAATCCGGCAAAGTCACCGTAGAAGAACTCGCTGAACTGCTCGGGGTGTCCACTGTGACCATACGCAGCGACCTCACCCGGCTCAGTGAAGCGGGCTTGATTCACCGCACCAGGGGCGGGGCCACCAAACCCATCCTGCAAAAAGTGGAGCGCCCCCTCGAAGAAACCCGCAAAATCCTGGAGGCAGAGAAACAACGCATTGCCAAAAAAGCAGCATCGCTGGTTCAGGATGGGGACACCATTTTCATTGATGTGGGATCCACCTGCACTGCCCTGGCCCGTGCCCTCCCCAACACCCTGCAGCATGTCACCATTGTCACCAACGGTCTGAACATTGCCCTGGAACTGGAAACCCGCCAGTCTTTCACCATTGTGGTCACCGGGGGAACCGTGCGCAAATTGCAGCATTCTCTGGTGCAGCCTTTTGGCATGGAAATCATTCGCAACTTCCGTTTTGACAAAGCGTTCATTGGCTGCAATGGGGTCAGTGCCAATTTTGGGGTCAGCAACAAAAACCTGCCTGAGGCTGAAATCAAAAGAAGTGTTTGCCAGAATGCCCATGAAGTTTATGTGCTGGCAGACCACGAAAAAATCAGAATTGAATCCACCGCGCTGGTGGCTCCACTTTCGGGAATCACCGCCCTGATCACGGACCACCGGGTCAAGAAGGGCGATTTGCAGGACCTCGAACAGACAGGGCTGCGGGTGATCGTGGTGTGA
- a CDS encoding type IV pilin protein has protein sequence MRKGQANAGFTLIELLIVIAIIGILAAVLIPNLLNAKKKSEEAAAKTVARNVLNSLAAVETNNATSTGSDGVCAFDNATDTVTVTSGAETATVNAPNPINSVVCTQVAATATTPAAYNVVVTTTGGASVTQEAKK, from the coding sequence ATGCGTAAAGGTCAAGCCAACGCCGGTTTCACCCTCATCGAGCTGCTCATCGTGATCGCCATCATCGGTATTCTCGCCGCCGTGCTGATCCCCAACCTGCTCAACGCCAAGAAGAAGTCTGAAGAAGCTGCTGCCAAAACCGTGGCCCGCAACGTTCTGAACAGCCTTGCTGCTGTGGAAACCAACAATGCCACTTCCACTGGCTCTGATGGCGTCTGCGCCTTTGACAATGCCACCGATACTGTGACTGTGACTTCCGGTGCTGAAACCGCCACTGTGAATGCTCCCAACCCCATCAACTCTGTGGTTTGCACTCAAGTTGCTGCCACTGCCACCACCCCTGCCGCCTACAACGTGGTTGTTACCACCACCGGTGGTGCTTCTGTTACCCAGGAAGCCAAGAAGTAA